From Sphingopyxis sp. USTB-05, the proteins below share one genomic window:
- a CDS encoding TonB-dependent receptor, whose protein sequence is MHPRLSLAAAAIALCLPAQALGAEERAFDVPKGSLSTVLPVISRQAGVSISVVDAKLWQARVKPVRGRMSVEKAIQRLLDGSDARAVRVSATSWRIERRPAPTRTARVAPAPRQALQPRAREPSQDVVAAARDEIIVTASKTDLPLTHFAGVVTKLDGGDLAFGGERGMDSILSRTATVSSTHLGSGRNKLFIRGIADSSFTGPTQSTVGQYLGDIRLSYNAPDPDLRLYDIDNVEILEGPQGTLYGAGSLGGIIRVVPKAPDPREMTVQAIAGVSITQHGDPGGDIAAIANIPVSENGHALRLVGYMISDGGYIDNPLREQNDVNRVHVRGGRGTFRIEAGDDWTIDLGGVYQAITSDDAQYADKNGPPLTRASMVEQNATARYGMGTIVVMKDWDDLHFQSSNAYINHRLFERFDASLPEARQGTDASHGGVPAPPSVGTVDVERLFAPIQVIPLNNVPRVLDQHNATRMFVSENRLSRPYNEGLGWVVGASFIDNRARQDREFAYGPLRTAVPGVTNRVTEFTGYAEATVQVMPDLIASGGLRLSHARLGGEAEGVSFALAQANRATTASRNETDLLPSFSLLATPLRNVRLYARYQEGFRPGGLAVDGNFVRRFLNDQVRTWEAGMRFGDKGQSLLDASISISHSRWRNIQADFIDSNNFPTTANIGDGRITSLSGAVAMRPTRALTFELGAVYNHSRVDNFSPQILPVFDAAPARLGRIPNVASHAVRGSVNYATVIGDEDFRVNGWANYIGPSRLGIGPILGESQGDYIDTGLAMRVGNARRGLSLTLTNLFDSRGNRFSLGTPFVEGNEGFLTPLRPRTLRIAIDVAY, encoded by the coding sequence ATGCATCCGCGCCTTTCCCTTGCCGCAGCAGCGATTGCGCTGTGCCTGCCCGCGCAGGCGCTGGGGGCGGAGGAGCGCGCGTTCGACGTCCCCAAGGGAAGCTTGTCGACCGTCCTTCCGGTGATCAGCCGGCAGGCCGGGGTCAGCATCAGCGTCGTGGATGCGAAGCTCTGGCAGGCGCGCGTCAAGCCGGTGCGCGGGCGGATGAGCGTCGAAAAGGCGATCCAGCGCCTGCTCGACGGCTCCGATGCGCGCGCCGTTCGGGTCAGCGCGACAAGTTGGCGCATCGAACGGCGCCCGGCCCCGACCCGCACCGCGAGGGTTGCTCCGGCACCGCGACAAGCGCTGCAGCCGCGGGCGCGCGAGCCCTCTCAAGACGTGGTTGCGGCGGCGCGGGACGAAATCATCGTCACCGCGTCAAAGACCGACCTGCCCCTTACGCATTTCGCCGGCGTTGTCACCAAATTGGATGGCGGCGATTTGGCGTTTGGCGGCGAACGCGGGATGGATTCGATCCTCTCGCGCACCGCAACCGTCTCTTCGACCCATTTGGGTTCGGGGCGCAACAAGCTGTTCATTCGCGGCATCGCCGATTCGAGCTTCACCGGACCGACGCAGTCGACCGTCGGCCAGTATCTCGGAGACATCCGCCTCAGTTATAACGCACCCGATCCGGATCTTCGCCTTTACGACATCGACAATGTCGAGATCCTCGAAGGACCGCAGGGCACGCTCTATGGCGCCGGATCGCTCGGCGGCATCATCCGCGTCGTGCCAAAGGCACCCGATCCGCGCGAGATGACGGTGCAGGCGATTGCAGGCGTATCGATCACCCAGCACGGCGACCCCGGCGGCGACATCGCCGCGATCGCCAATATCCCAGTCAGCGAGAATGGCCATGCCCTGCGCCTCGTCGGCTATATGATCTCCGACGGCGGCTATATCGACAATCCGCTTCGCGAACAGAATGACGTCAACCGCGTCCATGTACGCGGCGGGCGCGGCACCTTTCGTATCGAAGCGGGCGACGATTGGACGATCGATCTGGGGGGCGTCTATCAGGCGATCACATCCGACGATGCCCAATATGCCGACAAGAATGGCCCGCCGCTGACACGCGCCTCGATGGTCGAGCAAAATGCGACCGCGCGGTACGGCATGGGCACGATCGTCGTTATGAAGGATTGGGACGACCTGCATTTCCAGTCGTCGAACGCCTATATCAACCACCGGTTGTTCGAACGCTTTGACGCCAGCCTCCCCGAGGCACGGCAAGGAACCGACGCGTCGCACGGGGGCGTGCCCGCCCCTCCATCGGTCGGTACGGTCGATGTCGAACGCCTGTTCGCGCCGATTCAGGTCATCCCGCTCAATAATGTGCCGCGCGTGCTCGACCAGCATAATGCGACACGCATGTTCGTCAGCGAAAACCGTCTCTCGCGGCCTTACAATGAAGGGCTTGGCTGGGTCGTCGGCGCGAGCTTTATCGACAATCGCGCGCGGCAGGATCGCGAATTTGCCTATGGCCCGCTCCGCACGGCCGTCCCCGGTGTCACCAACAGGGTCACCGAATTCACGGGCTATGCCGAAGCGACAGTGCAAGTCATGCCCGACCTGATCGCGTCGGGCGGCCTTCGCCTGTCGCACGCGCGGCTGGGCGGCGAGGCCGAGGGCGTGTCCTTTGCGTTGGCACAGGCGAATCGCGCCACGACCGCGTCGCGCAACGAGACAGACCTGCTTCCGTCCTTCTCGCTGCTTGCGACGCCCCTGCGCAATGTCCGGCTCTATGCGCGCTATCAGGAAGGATTTCGCCCGGGCGGGCTTGCGGTCGACGGCAATTTCGTCCGCCGCTTCCTCAACGACCAGGTTCGTACGTGGGAAGCCGGCATGCGTTTCGGCGATAAAGGACAGAGCCTGCTCGACGCCAGCATTTCGATCTCGCACAGCCGCTGGCGCAACATCCAGGCCGACTTCATCGACAGCAACAACTTTCCGACCACTGCAAATATCGGCGACGGCCGCATCACCAGCCTGTCGGGCGCGGTCGCGATGCGGCCTACCAGGGCGCTGACCTTCGAACTCGGCGCGGTCTATAACCACAGCCGCGTCGACAATTTTTCGCCCCAGATTCTGCCGGTATTCGATGCTGCGCCTGCGCGCCTCGGCCGCATTCCCAATGTCGCAAGCCATGCGGTACGCGGATCGGTCAACTATGCCACGGTGATCGGCGACGAGGATTTCCGTGTGAACGGGTGGGCCAATTATATCGGCCCGTCGCGGCTGGGTATCGGGCCGATATTGGGCGAAAGCCAGGGCGACTATATCGACACCGGCCTTGCGATGCGCGTCGGCAACGCACGCCGGGGCCTATCGCTGACGCTGACCAATTTGTTCGATTCGCGCGGGAATCGCTTCTCGCTTGGAACGCCCTTCGTCGAGGGGAATGAGGGCTTCCTCACCCCCCTACGCCCACGCACCCTCCGGATCGCGATTGACGTCGCTTATTAG
- a CDS encoding acyl-CoA dehydrogenase family protein, producing MDFTYTETQDMIRDTLARFLGDTYDFETRQKFINSDSGRDPAIWTALAQELGMLGASFAEDHGGLGGGALENAIIMEELGKVIAIEPYLPTVVIAGGALKAVGGAQADAVIPEIIAGNAIIAFAYAEPQGRYDLANLRTTAKKDGAGYVLNGHKGVVYAAPWATHLLVTARTGGNARDRDGVSLFLIDANLPGIVRRDYPTVDGSRASEIYFENVAIPGDALLGGEGTGLSLIEQVVDEATVAVCAEATGVMQKLHEGTLEYTQQRKQFGVPIAKFQVLQHRMVDMFMEVEQARSMTIMGTLKLGLPANERMAAVSAAKAKVARGANFVGQNAIQTHGGIGITQELAIGHYFKRATMIESQFGTVDHHMDRYERIALSD from the coding sequence ATGGATTTCACCTACACCGAAACGCAGGACATGATCCGCGACACGCTCGCCCGTTTCCTTGGCGATACCTATGATTTCGAAACGCGCCAGAAGTTCATCAACAGCGATAGCGGGCGTGACCCGGCAATCTGGACCGCGCTTGCGCAGGAACTGGGAATGCTCGGCGCATCCTTTGCCGAAGACCATGGCGGCCTTGGCGGCGGCGCGCTCGAAAATGCGATCATCATGGAAGAATTGGGCAAGGTCATCGCGATCGAGCCCTATCTTCCGACCGTCGTCATCGCGGGCGGCGCGCTCAAGGCTGTTGGCGGCGCGCAGGCCGATGCGGTCATCCCCGAGATTATCGCAGGCAACGCGATCATCGCCTTTGCCTACGCCGAACCGCAGGGCCGGTATGACCTCGCGAACCTGCGCACCACCGCAAAGAAGGACGGCGCGGGCTATGTGCTGAACGGTCACAAGGGCGTCGTCTATGCGGCACCCTGGGCGACGCATCTGCTTGTCACCGCACGCACCGGCGGCAACGCCCGCGACCGCGACGGCGTTTCGCTGTTCCTGATCGACGCCAATCTTCCCGGCATCGTGCGCCGCGACTATCCGACCGTCGACGGTAGCCGCGCGTCAGAAATCTATTTCGAGAATGTCGCGATTCCGGGCGATGCCTTACTGGGCGGCGAGGGCACCGGCCTGTCGTTGATCGAACAGGTCGTTGACGAAGCCACGGTCGCCGTTTGCGCCGAGGCCACCGGCGTGATGCAGAAGCTGCACGAAGGCACGCTGGAATATACGCAGCAGCGTAAGCAGTTCGGCGTGCCGATCGCGAAGTTCCAGGTACTGCAGCATCGCATGGTCGACATGTTCATGGAGGTCGAACAGGCGCGCTCTATGACGATCATGGGTACGTTGAAGCTGGGCCTGCCTGCGAACGAGCGGATGGCGGCGGTATCGGCAGCGAAAGCCAAGGTTGCGCGCGGCGCCAATTTCGTCGGGCAAAATGCGATCCAGACGCATGGCGGCATCGGCATCACGCAGGAATTGGCGATCGGCCATTATTTCAAGCGCGCGACGATGATCGAAAGCCAGTTCGGCACCGTCGATCACCATATGGATCGTTACGAACGGATCGCGCTGTCGGACTGA
- a CDS encoding FecR domain-containing protein has translation MQADTNAEARAIEWLIRQRDPLFDDWDGFADWLAENPAHNAIYDSIASLDRDLDALPAAPPASVVIVPDAPRRPSRRAWFGGAMAAALVGAVSLSSLNPFGNENRIETAAGEHRTIALDDGSKIEINGASVVEIDKDRPRFARLESGEAMFHVVHRDNDPFVVETGDARIVDLGTAFNVVRRDRQTSVAVSEGIVLYNPDRDKVRLVAGKGIEARDGDRQPPVVQDVDVASIGGWRSGLLVYNGTPLAVVAEDLKRTAGMRVSIAPEAADLSFRGALIIDKNRSRTIADLAALSGTRAERQGEGWILTR, from the coding sequence ATGCAAGCTGACACGAACGCCGAAGCACGCGCGATCGAATGGCTGATCCGCCAACGCGACCCCCTGTTCGATGACTGGGACGGCTTTGCCGACTGGCTTGCCGAAAATCCCGCGCACAATGCGATCTACGATAGCATCGCAAGCCTCGACCGCGATCTCGACGCCCTGCCCGCTGCGCCCCCGGCTTCGGTCGTGATCGTACCCGACGCGCCGCGTCGTCCGTCGCGGCGTGCCTGGTTCGGCGGCGCGATGGCGGCAGCACTCGTCGGCGCGGTCAGCCTGTCGAGCCTCAATCCGTTCGGGAATGAGAACCGGATCGAGACTGCGGCGGGCGAACATCGCACGATCGCACTAGACGACGGTTCAAAGATCGAGATCAATGGCGCATCGGTGGTCGAGATCGACAAGGATCGCCCGCGCTTTGCCCGGCTGGAATCGGGCGAAGCCATGTTCCATGTGGTCCACCGCGACAATGATCCGTTCGTGGTCGAAACGGGTGATGCCCGGATCGTCGACCTCGGGACCGCCTTCAACGTCGTGCGGCGCGATCGTCAGACATCGGTCGCGGTGTCCGAAGGCATCGTCCTCTATAACCCCGATCGCGACAAGGTCCGGCTGGTCGCTGGCAAGGGTATCGAGGCGCGCGACGGCGACCGCCAGCCGCCGGTTGTTCAGGATGTCGATGTCGCCAGCATCGGCGGTTGGCGCAGCGGGCTGCTCGTTTACAATGGCACCCCGCTCGCGGTCGTCGCCGAAGATCTGAAACGCACCGCCGGCATGCGGGTGAGCATCGCACCCGAGGCGGCCGACCTGTCGTTCCGCGGCGCGCTGATCATCGACAAGAACCGGAGCCGCACGATCGCCGACCTCGCCGCTTTGTCAGGTACACGGGCCGAGCGGCAGGGCGAAGGCTGGATATTGACCCGCTGA
- a CDS encoding class I SAM-dependent methyltransferase, whose translation MPDTLPVPTHDWNGDSGMRWAANLARLDLMLEDFGNAALAAANAQPGEHILDIGCGSGTSTFPLAEKAGTDGHVLGVDISQRLVEIARAASPAGAPVEFRCADAATAPLPAAGFDLLFSRFGVMFFDDPVAAFTHMRGALKPGGRLAFVCWRGAQENDWVRLPMAAIRDIVEPAPTDPNAPGPFAFGDRQRVADILAAAGFAAIDVAPFDTTLAYGRGATREGAIDDALDMAFQVGPLLRALADQPDDIRARAADAVRAAFAKRPGETSVQIDGAAWIVTAHN comes from the coding sequence ATGCCCGACACCCTGCCCGTCCCGACGCACGACTGGAACGGCGATAGCGGAATGCGCTGGGCCGCAAATCTGGCGCGCCTCGATCTGATGCTGGAAGATTTCGGCAATGCCGCGCTTGCTGCTGCGAATGCGCAACCCGGCGAACATATTCTCGACATCGGCTGCGGTTCGGGCACATCGACCTTTCCGCTGGCGGAAAAAGCAGGAACCGACGGGCATGTCCTCGGCGTCGACATCTCGCAGCGGCTTGTCGAGATAGCACGCGCCGCGTCTCCTGCGGGAGCACCCGTCGAATTTCGCTGCGCCGACGCCGCCACCGCGCCGTTGCCCGCAGCAGGTTTCGACCTCCTCTTCTCGCGCTTCGGCGTGATGTTCTTCGACGATCCTGTCGCAGCGTTCACACATATGCGAGGCGCGCTGAAACCGGGCGGAAGGCTCGCCTTCGTCTGCTGGCGCGGTGCGCAGGAGAATGACTGGGTGCGCCTGCCGATGGCGGCGATCCGCGACATCGTGGAACCCGCGCCGACCGACCCGAATGCCCCCGGTCCCTTTGCCTTTGGCGACCGGCAGAGGGTCGCCGATATCCTGGCAGCGGCAGGCTTTGCCGCGATCGATGTTGCGCCATTCGACACAACCCTTGCCTATGGCCGCGGCGCGACGCGCGAGGGCGCGATCGACGATGCGCTCGACATGGCGTTTCAGGTCGGTCCGTTGTTGCGCGCGCTGGCCGATCAGCCCGACGACATTCGCGCCCGCGCGGCGGATGCCGTCCGCGCGGCCTTCGCCAAACGTCCTGGCGAAACATCGGTTCAAATCGATGGCGCCGCGTGGATCGTGACCGCGCATAACTGA
- a CDS encoding RNA polymerase sigma factor codes for MTEPRDRTDAVQGIEGVLLANRDRIVRFLELRGAGDGAEDLFQDLWMRLTDRKTGPIADPLPYVMRAANNLMLDRYRSARQSDLRDKAWGEASAVQSPSTEASLISREQLTLVEAAITATGDRPARIFRRFRVDGHNQRDIASEMGVSLSTVEADLRKVYAALAVIRRQFDAS; via the coding sequence ATGACCGAGCCGCGTGACCGAACCGACGCCGTCCAGGGCATCGAAGGCGTATTGCTCGCCAACCGGGACAGGATCGTCCGCTTTCTGGAACTTCGCGGTGCCGGTGACGGCGCCGAGGACCTGTTTCAGGATCTGTGGATGCGGCTCACCGACCGGAAAACCGGGCCCATCGCCGACCCCCTGCCCTATGTCATGCGCGCCGCGAACAATCTGATGCTCGACCGATATCGCTCGGCGCGTCAGAGCGACCTGCGCGACAAGGCCTGGGGAGAGGCTTCCGCCGTGCAAAGTCCCTCGACCGAGGCGTCGCTGATCTCGCGCGAGCAGCTCACGCTCGTCGAGGCGGCCATCACCGCCACCGGCGATCGCCCCGCCCGCATCTTCCGCCGTTTCCGCGTCGACGGCCATAATCAACGCGACATCGCCAGTGAAATGGGGGTCAGCCTGAGCACCGTCGAAGCCGATCTGCGTAAGGTCTATGCGGCGCTTGCCGTAATACGGAGGCAGTTCGATGCAAGCTGA
- a CDS encoding autotransporter outer membrane beta-barrel domain-containing protein, whose product MRKTLLASTCLATLLSTAAHAETTISTATTAPVRTSTIKSGAADDIKIVAAGSIKPTVTGPAVTIDSNHKVVNEGTIEFSNVDGATGILANAGTTGGITNSASGKITIGETYAPTDIDNDGDLDGAFAIGSNRVGIATAGAFSGNIVNSGAISIEGNNSAGIRLGGPLTGNFINDGTIAVVGDRALGVGLQDVTGNVRLAGTIGVQGVDAIGARLAGNVTGSLVVQGNLTSTGYRFTTPPADPSKLDADDLLVGGNALSVEGNVTGGIILAVAPKDTKPDDKDEDKDGIDDDKEGNAVVRSFGSAAAIRIGSADRAVTIGAVPGTGTGLGFIIDGAVLGNGLYAGKDGNAIQIGGLGGAVTIAGGIGIGSTGSVTALSKDTAATAIRIGSGATTPEIRNAGKIEATTGGNAAGAVATAVLVEAGGDVPLIRNSGSITAKTGGDNGTARAIVDLSGKVGTVENSGTISATGALATSDRNIAIDLSANNNGATVKQTAVAAGIAAPSIVGDVRFGSGNDVFDIADGSVKGNSFFGAGNNKLALSGDATYAGNARFGAGNDTMTLAGTSKFTGLADFGGGTDTLTIGGTSMFSGTLANSQGLAVLVAGGTFDVGGAATISSLAITDKGTLGVMLDTGTTGTNLQVSGNASFGAESKLALKLSSIEKAEGQHIVLTAGSLTGASNLTASQTLMPFLYKGTLTSNATQLIVDVSRKSTTELGLNRSEAGAFDAVLDAVVADKKVEGVFLGITDGEQFHNQLGQMLPEHEGGVFETVTSGSRALSRYLQDPNAPYQDEGKWGYWVNQAVWGTSKGVGNTASYDVSGWGISGGAEIKTNLGNFGGSIAFLNGKDGNGSNANEVSTSQFEGALHWRLRSDGFMANARVSGAPVSLKGTRIFRAEAGAEDIEKTMKGKWDATLWSASGSVAYDTRVGGLSFRPMVAVDYFKLKEDGYQETGGGDALDLKVLGRDSDELAVSGTVAIGLDFGGADEYDGWTRFELEGGRRQIVSGTLGATTASFKDGTPFTLTPDDRTSGWVGRFRGIAGNSAFQVAGEVSAEEQQSHIGWAFRASLRVGL is encoded by the coding sequence ATGCGCAAGACCCTGCTGGCCTCCACCTGCCTGGCCACCCTTCTTTCGACCGCCGCCCATGCCGAAACGACGATCAGCACCGCCACCACGGCACCGGTGCGGACGTCGACGATCAAGTCGGGTGCGGCCGACGACATCAAGATCGTCGCGGCAGGCTCGATCAAGCCGACGGTTACCGGTCCCGCTGTCACCATCGACAGCAACCACAAGGTCGTCAACGAAGGCACGATCGAGTTCAGCAACGTCGATGGCGCCACGGGCATTCTGGCGAACGCCGGTACGACGGGCGGCATCACCAACAGCGCGAGCGGCAAGATCACCATCGGCGAGACCTATGCCCCGACCGACATCGACAATGACGGCGACCTTGACGGTGCTTTCGCGATCGGCAGCAACCGCGTCGGCATCGCGACCGCCGGTGCCTTTTCGGGCAATATCGTCAACTCCGGCGCCATCTCGATCGAGGGCAATAATTCCGCCGGTATTCGCCTAGGCGGTCCGCTGACGGGCAATTTCATCAACGACGGCACGATCGCCGTTGTCGGCGACCGCGCGCTTGGCGTGGGCCTGCAAGACGTTACCGGCAATGTCCGCCTCGCCGGCACGATCGGCGTACAGGGCGTCGACGCGATCGGCGCCCGGCTTGCCGGCAATGTCACCGGCTCGCTGGTCGTCCAGGGCAATCTTACCTCGACCGGTTATCGCTTCACGACGCCGCCCGCCGACCCTTCGAAGCTCGACGCCGACGATTTGCTCGTCGGCGGTAACGCGCTGTCGGTCGAAGGCAATGTGACGGGCGGCATCATTCTCGCCGTCGCACCGAAGGACACAAAGCCGGACGACAAGGACGAGGACAAGGACGGCATCGACGACGACAAGGAAGGCAACGCCGTTGTGCGCTCCTTCGGCTCGGCCGCCGCAATTCGTATCGGTTCGGCCGACCGCGCGGTCACGATCGGCGCGGTCCCCGGAACCGGCACCGGCCTCGGCTTTATCATCGACGGCGCAGTACTCGGTAACGGTCTCTATGCCGGCAAGGACGGCAACGCGATCCAGATCGGCGGCCTCGGCGGCGCGGTGACGATCGCGGGCGGCATCGGTATCGGCTCCACCGGCAGCGTCACCGCGCTGTCGAAGGACACCGCTGCAACCGCGATCCGCATCGGTAGCGGCGCGACGACGCCCGAAATCCGCAACGCGGGCAAGATCGAAGCCACGACCGGCGGCAATGCGGCGGGCGCGGTCGCAACCGCAGTTCTGGTCGAGGCCGGCGGCGACGTTCCGCTGATCCGAAATAGCGGTTCGATCACGGCGAAGACCGGCGGCGACAATGGCACGGCACGCGCCATCGTCGATCTGTCGGGCAAGGTTGGCACGGTCGAAAACAGCGGCACGATCAGCGCGACGGGTGCGCTCGCCACGTCGGATCGCAACATCGCAATCGATCTTTCGGCGAACAACAATGGCGCGACCGTCAAGCAGACCGCGGTTGCCGCAGGTATCGCCGCACCCAGCATCGTTGGCGACGTTCGCTTCGGCAGCGGCAACGACGTTTTCGACATCGCCGACGGTTCGGTGAAGGGCAACAGCTTCTTCGGAGCCGGCAACAACAAGCTCGCGCTGTCGGGTGATGCTACCTACGCCGGCAACGCCCGCTTTGGCGCCGGCAACGATACGATGACGCTCGCAGGGACCTCGAAGTTCACGGGCCTCGCAGACTTTGGCGGCGGCACCGATACGCTCACAATCGGCGGCACCTCGATGTTCTCCGGTACGCTCGCCAATTCGCAGGGGCTTGCGGTTTTGGTCGCGGGCGGCACCTTCGACGTCGGCGGCGCCGCGACGATTTCGTCGCTCGCCATTACCGACAAGGGTACGCTCGGCGTCATGCTCGACACCGGTACGACAGGCACCAACCTTCAGGTCAGCGGCAACGCCAGCTTCGGCGCGGAATCGAAGCTCGCGCTCAAGCTGTCGAGCATCGAAAAGGCGGAGGGCCAGCATATTGTTCTCACCGCCGGTTCGCTGACCGGGGCGAGCAATCTGACCGCATCGCAAACGCTGATGCCTTTCCTCTACAAGGGTACGCTGACCTCGAACGCCACGCAGTTGATCGTCGACGTGTCGCGCAAGAGCACGACCGAACTCGGGCTCAATCGCTCCGAAGCCGGCGCGTTCGACGCGGTTCTTGACGCCGTGGTCGCCGATAAGAAGGTCGAAGGCGTCTTCCTCGGCATCACCGACGGTGAGCAGTTCCACAACCAGCTCGGCCAGATGCTTCCCGAACATGAAGGCGGCGTCTTCGAAACCGTCACCTCGGGCTCGCGCGCACTGTCGCGCTATCTGCAGGACCCCAATGCGCCGTACCAGGACGAAGGCAAATGGGGCTATTGGGTCAACCAGGCGGTGTGGGGCACGTCGAAGGGCGTCGGCAACACCGCAAGCTATGACGTCAGCGGCTGGGGCATCTCGGGCGGCGCCGAAATCAAGACCAATCTGGGTAACTTCGGTGGCTCGATCGCGTTTCTCAATGGCAAGGACGGCAACGGCAGCAACGCCAACGAAGTCAGCACCAGCCAGTTCGAAGGCGCGCTGCATTGGCGCCTGCGCTCGGACGGCTTCATGGCGAACGCCCGCGTTTCGGGTGCGCCGGTCAGCCTGAAAGGTACGCGCATCTTCCGCGCCGAAGCCGGCGCCGAGGACATCGAAAAGACGATGAAGGGCAAGTGGGACGCCACCCTGTGGTCCGCCTCGGGCTCTGTCGCCTATGACACCCGCGTCGGTGGCCTGAGCTTCCGCCCGATGGTCGCCGTCGACTACTTCAAGCTGAAGGAAGACGGCTATCAGGAAACCGGCGGCGGCGACGCGCTCGACCTTAAGGTTTTGGGCCGCGACAGCGACGAACTCGCTGTGTCGGGTACGGTCGCCATCGGTCTCGATTTCGGCGGGGCGGACGAATATGACGGCTGGACGCGCTTCGAACTCGAAGGCGGCCGCCGCCAGATCGTCAGCGGCACGCTGGGCGCGACGACGGCGTCGTTCAAGGACGGCACGCCCTTCACACTCACTCCTGATGATCGCACGAGCGGCTGGGTCGGCCGGTTCCGTGGCATCGCCGGCAATTCGGCCTTTCAGGTCGCTGGCGAAGTGTCCGCGGAAGAACAGCAAAGCCATATCGGCTGGGCGTTCCGTGCGAGTCTGCGGGTCGGCCTCTAG
- a CDS encoding glucokinase: protein MSEQIVTVDIGGTHARFAIAEIEGGRVLSLGEATTLHTKDHASFQTAWQDFGRQQGGVLPRAVAIAIAGPTRGDIIRFTNNPWIIRPALVNEKLDVDRYVLVNDFEAVGHAVAQADARYFERLTGPDEPLPDSGTISVIGPGTGLGVAHIWRDGASYRVQATEGGHIDFAPLDSIEDAILARLRKRHRRVSIERIVSGPGIVDIYETLAALEGRAIPRLDDKAIWTNALSGDDSLAAAAVDRFCLSLGSVSGDLALAQGASGVVIAGGLGLRIRDSLVRSGFPERFIEKGRFEGFMSALPVKLITHPQPGLFGAAAAFARQHG, encoded by the coding sequence ATGAGCGAACAGATCGTCACGGTAGACATCGGCGGCACGCATGCGCGCTTTGCGATTGCCGAGATCGAAGGCGGCCGTGTCCTGTCGCTTGGAGAGGCCACGACGCTGCACACCAAGGATCATGCGAGCTTTCAGACCGCCTGGCAGGATTTCGGGCGTCAGCAGGGCGGCGTTCTGCCGCGCGCGGTGGCCATCGCAATTGCCGGGCCGACGCGCGGCGACATCATACGCTTCACCAACAACCCGTGGATCATCCGCCCCGCGCTGGTGAACGAGAAGCTGGACGTCGATCGCTACGTCTTGGTCAATGATTTCGAGGCGGTGGGGCATGCGGTCGCACAAGCCGATGCGCGCTATTTTGAACGCCTGACGGGCCCCGACGAACCCTTGCCCGATAGCGGCACGATCAGCGTCATCGGCCCAGGGACTGGCCTAGGCGTCGCACACATCTGGCGTGATGGCGCGAGTTACCGGGTTCAGGCCACCGAGGGCGGGCATATCGACTTCGCGCCGCTCGACAGCATCGAGGACGCGATCCTTGCGCGGCTGCGCAAACGCCATCGCCGCGTGTCGATCGAGCGGATCGTGTCGGGGCCCGGCATCGTCGATATCTATGAAACGCTCGCCGCGCTCGAAGGCCGCGCGATCCCGCGGCTCGACGACAAAGCGATCTGGACCAATGCGCTGAGCGGCGATGATAGCCTTGCCGCCGCGGCGGTCGATCGTTTCTGCCTGTCGCTGGGCAGCGTATCGGGCGATCTTGCGTTGGCACAGGGCGCGAGCGGCGTCGTTATCGCGGGCGGCCTTGGCCTGCGCATTCGCGACAGCCTGGTGCGTTCGGGTTTTCCGGAACGCTTTATCGAAAAGGGGCGGTTTGAGGGCTTTATGTCGGCGCTGCCGGTCAAGTTGATCACGCATCCGCAGCCCGGTCTGTTCGGCGCGGCTGCGGCTTTTGCCCGTCAGCACGGCTGA